One Nicotiana tomentosiformis chromosome 4, ASM39032v3, whole genome shotgun sequence genomic window carries:
- the LOC104108325 gene encoding serine/threonine-protein phosphatase PP2A-2 catalytic subunit-like, with protein sequence MPSNADVDRQIEQLMECKPLAEAEVKILCDQARAILVEEWNVQPVKCPVTVCGDIHGQFYDLIELFRIGGNAPDTNYLFMGDYVDRGYYSVETVTLLVALKVRYRDRITILRGNHESRQITQVYGFYDECLRKYGNANVWKYFTDLFDYLPLTALIESQIFCLHGGLSPSLDTLDNIRSLDRIQEVPHEGPMCDLLWSDPDDRCGWGISPRGAGYTFGQDIASQFNHTNGLNLISRAHQLVMEGFNWCQDKNVVTVFSAPNYCYRCGNMAAILEIGENMEQNFLQFDPAPRQIEPDTTRKTPDYFL encoded by the exons ATGCCGTCGAACGCGGATGTAGATCGGCAGATCGAGCAATTGATGGAGTGTAAGCCGCTGGCGGAAGCGGAGGTGAAGATACTGTGTGATCAAGCGAGGGCTATACTTGTGGAGGAATGGAATGTGCAGCCGGTGAAATGTCCAGTCACTGTTTGCGGTGATATTCATGGACAGTTCTACGATCTCATCGAGCTTTTTCGGATTGGTGGAAATGCTCCGGATACCAATTATCTCTTCATGGGCGATTATGTTG ACCGTGGATACTACTCAGTGGAGACTGTGACACTCTTGGTTGCTCTGAAGGTCCGTTATAGAGATAGAATTACGATTCTTAGGGGAAACCATGAAAGCCGGCAAATCACTCAAGT GTATGGCTTTTATGATGAATGCTTGAGGAAGTACGGAAATGCCAATGTTTGGAAGTACTTCACTGATCTTTTTGATTATCTACCACTGACAGCACTAATAGAGAGTCAG ATATTCTGTTTACATGGAGGACTCTCGCCTTCTCTGGATACGCTGGATAATATACGATCATTGGACCGTATACAAGAG GTTCCACATGAAGGACCAATGTGTGATCTCCTGTGGTCTGATCCAGATGATCGTTGTGGTTGGGGAATATCACCCCGAGGAGCTGGTTACACCTTTGGACAGGATATAGCATCTCAGTTCAACCACACCAATGGGCTCAATCTGATTTCTAGAGCCCATCAACTTGTCATGGAGGGTTTTAATTGGTGTCAG GATAAGAATGTTGTGACAGTATTTAGTGCTCCAAACTATTGTTACCGGTGTGGAAACATGGCTGCAATTCTAGAAATAGGTGAAAACATGGAGCAGAATTTCCTTCAGTTTGACCCAGCTCCGCGGCAGATAGAGCCTGACACCACAAGGAAGACTCCTGATTACTTTTTGTGA